A window from Gossypium raimondii isolate GPD5lz chromosome 7, ASM2569854v1, whole genome shotgun sequence encodes these proteins:
- the LOC105767621 gene encoding transcription factor EMB1444, producing the protein MGSSTTSSGLYQILRSLCLNTEWKYAVFWKLKHRARMVLTLEDAYYDNHDQRGPSENNCFRDTLQNLHTGCYSHDPLGLAVANMSYHVYSLGEGIVGQMAVSGKHQWIFADEHVNSSCSSFEFRDGWQSQFEAGIRTIVVVAVVPQGVVQLGSLNKVVEDVKLVSHIRDVFFALQDSSVGHIANPIECSMKSSVFEPELHTKLLESEIISLDKAVDKEGPDFLLPEFSHHQKCSDSSFVFPLSSNPQKGLELSAAGRDESAKLLTPRSNVSNLEHLNQLGRNLINNVVCKGETSGWKSARMGPENVYASHPVVGSTTCGSNFLQPAVSDTVKLGGLNSYQNEVLDIPESSDVKFLKDLKFGNLNDLSDLDSINTSSKFSAGYELYEALGPAFLRKSIYTDWQVEKTEAGTEMLEGMSSSQLTFESGSENLLEAVVANVCHSGSDIKCERSFCRSAPSLVTTVNTPDLSSQTNFTISSAGYSINQSSLVENNTQQFLNSSKLCGAMSSNGFSSAGPSNCSEQLERSSEPAKNNKKRARPGENPRPRPRDRQLIQDRIKELRELVPNGAKCSIDSLLERTIKHMVFLQGITKHADKLSKCAESKMHHKGAGMLGSSNYEQGSSWAVEVGSHLKVCSIVVENINKNGQMLVELLCEECSHFLEIAEAIRSLGLTILKGVTEAHGEKTWICFVVEGQNRVMHRMDILWSLVQILQPKATS; encoded by the exons ATGGGTAGCAGTACAACTAGCAGTGGATTGTACCAGATACTGAGAAGTCTCTGTCTCAATACTGAGTGGAAATACGCCGTTTTTTGGAAGCTTAAGCATCGAGCTCGAAT GGTGCTGACTTTGGAGGATGCATACTACGACAATCATGACCAACGTGGTCCTTCTGAGAATAACTGTTTCCGAGATACATTACAAAACTTGCACACAGGATGTTATTCACATGACCCCCTTGGTTTAGCAGTGGCAAATATGTCTTATCATGTATATTCACTAGGGGAAGG GATTGTTGGACAGATGGCAGTTTCTGGAAAGCATCAGTGGATATTTGCGGATGAGCATGTTAACAGCTCCTGCTCATCATTTGAG ttcCGTGATGGTTGGCAAAGTCAATTTGAAGCAGGGATCAGG AccattgttgttgttgctgttgTTCCACAGGGAGTTGTGCAGCTTGGCTCCTTAAATAAA GTAGTTGAGGATGTGAAGCTTGTGAGTCACATCAGAGATGTTTTTTTTGCTCTTCAAGATTCTTCTGTAGGGCATATTGCCAACCCGATAGAATGTAGCATGAAGAGTTCAGTTTTTGAG CCCGAATTACATACAAAACTATTAGAGTCAGAAATTATTTCTTTAGATAAAGCTGTAGACAAAGAAGGGCCAGATTTTTTGTTGCCTGAGTTTTCACATCACCAAAAATGCAGTGATAGTTCATTTGTTTTTCCACTGTCCAGTAATCCTCAGAAAGGGCTTGAGCTATCCGCAGCAGGGCGTGATGAGAGTGCGAAATTGCTGACGCCAAGATCAAATGTTTCCAACTTGGAGCATCTAAATCAGTTGGGGAGGAATCTGATAAACAATGTGGTATGCAAAGGGGAGACTAGTGGGTGGAAAAGTGCACGAATGGGACCAGAAAATGTTTACGCAAGCCATCCTGTTGTGGGTAGTACAACCTGCGGCTCAAACTTCCTTCAACCTGCAGTTAGTGATACTGTTAAGTTGGGTGGTTTGAATTCTTATCAAAATGAAGTGTTGGACATTCCTGAATCTTCAGATGTAAAATTTCTAAAGGACCTGAAGTTTGGGAATCTAAATGATTTAAGTGACTTGGACTCTATAAACACCTCCTCAAAGTTTTCTGCTGGTTATGAGCTTTACGAAGCACTTGGACCAGCTTTTCTGAGAAAGAGTATCTATACTGATTGGCAGGTAGAAAAAACAGAAGCTGGAACTGAAATGCTAGAGGGAATGAGCAGCAGCCAATTAACTTTCGAATCTGGTTCAGAGAATCTCCTAGAAGCTGTAGTGGCAAATGTTTGCCATAGCGGCAGCGATATCAAATGTGAGAGATCATTTTGCAGATCAGCACCATCATTGGTGACTACTGTAAATACACCTGATCTTTCAAGCCaaacaaattttactattagttCAGCAGGTTATTCAATTAATCAGTCTTCTCTAGTGGAAAATAACACACAGCAATTCCTGAATTCGTCAAAGTTATGTGGTGCAATGTCTTCAAATGGGTTTTCTTCTGCTGGCCCTAGCAACTGCAGTGAGCAGTTAGAGAGGTCTTCAGAGCCAGCTAAGAACAATAAAAAGAGGGCTAGACCTGGTGAAAATCCCAGGCCTAGGCCAAGGGACAGACAACTCATTCAAGATCGTATTAAGGAGCTAAGGGAGCTTGTGCCAAATGGAGCAAAG TGCAGTATTGATTCATTGCTGGAGCGCACAATCAAGCACATGGTCTTTCTGCAAGGCATCACAAAGCATGCTGACAAGCTCAGTAAATGTGCTGAATCAAAG atgcatcacAAGGGAGCTGGCATGCTTGGATCATCCAATTATGAACAAGGTTCAAGCTGGGCAGTGGAAGTGGGAAGCCATCTAAAAGTTTGCTCAATAGTAGTGgagaatataaacaaaaatggGCAGATGCTTGTAGAG CTGTTGTGTGAGGAATGTAGTCATTTTCTTGAGATAGCGGAAGCCATCAGGAGCTTGGGCCTGACAATTTTAAAGGGGGTTACAGAAGCACATGGTGAGAAGACTTGGATATGTTTCGTGGTTGAG GGACAGAACAGAGTTATGCATAGAATGGATATCTTATGGTCGCTTGTGCAAATTCTGCAACCCAAGGCTACAAGCTAG
- the LOC105767629 gene encoding 1-aminocyclopropane-1-carboxylate oxidase homolog 1 isoform X1, which yields MPYADISLVLFVDMELKVISEEDSSYDRAKEVKDFDETKAGVKGLVDSGAVKIPKFFIHPPESLLNSTTSSSEVCFQVPVIDLEGYEGGQRRKEILDGIFAASETWGFFQVVNHGVPVGIMDNMVEAVRRFHEQPKDVKMKWYSRDCKQQPVRYFCNGDLLVNQGAANWRDSIAFDFHDGQLDPQLFPPICREAVSEYIKHVIELRTTLSELLSETLELHSDYLASIGCMETESLVCHYYPACPEPELTLGATKHSDPSFLTILLQDDNRGLQVLHQSYWIDVPPLPGAFVINIGDFIQLITNDKFKSVEHRVLAGQAPRVSVACFFYPSMANKHKPYGPIRELLTESNPPIYREIHVTEYMAYFRAKGLDGNSSLPHFNLQCNYTT from the exons ATGCCTTATGCGGATATCTCGCTG GTACTATTTGTGGACATGGAGCTGAAGGTGATTTCTGAAGAAGATTCAAGTTATGACAGAGCAAAGGAAGTCAAGGACTTTGATGAAACTAAAGCTGGGGTTAAAGGACTTGTTGACTCTGGTGCTGTCAAGATTCCCAAGTTCTTCATCCATCCCCCTGAAAGCCTCCTAAACTCTACTACCAGTAGTAGTGAAGTTTGTTTCCAAGTTCCGGTGATAGATCTGGAAGGCTACGAAGGTGGCCAACGACGGAAGGAGATATTGGATGGAATCTTTGCAGCATCAGAAACATGGGGTTTCTTTCAAGTGGTTAACCATGGAGTTCCTGTTGGCATTATGGACAACATGGTTGAAGCCGTACGCCGATTTCATGAGCAACCAAAGGATGTGAAGATGAAATGGTACTCCAGGGATTGTAAGCAGCAACCTGTTAGGTATTTCTGCAATGGAGATCTCCTTGTAAACCAAGGAGCTGCAAATTGGAGGGATTCAATAgcatttgattttcatgatgGCCAACTTGACCCCCAACTTTTTCCTCCAATATGCAG GGAAGCTGTAAGTGAATACATAAAACACGTGATTGAGCTAAGAACGACATTGTCTGAACTTCTGTCGGAGACTTTGGAGCTTCACAGTGACTACCTCGCCAGCATAGGATGCATGGAAACCGAATCGCTTGTGTGCCACTACTATCCTGCTTGCCCTGAGCCAGAATTAACGCTGGGTGCAACCAAGCATTCGGACCCATCTTTCCTGACCATTCTCCTTCAAGACGATAACAGAGGCCTCCAAGTTCTTCATCAGAGTTACTGGATTGATGTTCCTCCTCTTCCAGGCGCTTTTGTGATTAACATTGGCGACTTCATTCAG CTCATCACAAATGACAAATTCAAAAGTGTGGAGCATAGGGTGCTAGCAGGACAAGCACCAAGGGTATCAGTGGCCTGTTTTTTCTATCCAAGCATGGCAAATAAACATAAACCATATGGACCAATAAGAGAGCTTCTGACAGAAAGTAATCCACCTATATATCGGGAAATTCATGTTACTGAATACATGGCCTATTTCAGAGCTAAAGGTCTGGATGGAAACTCAAGTCTTCCTCACTTCAACTTACAATGCAATTATACTACTTAA
- the LOC105767629 gene encoding 1-aminocyclopropane-1-carboxylate oxidase homolog 1 isoform X2, with protein sequence MELKVISEEDSSYDRAKEVKDFDETKAGVKGLVDSGAVKIPKFFIHPPESLLNSTTSSSEVCFQVPVIDLEGYEGGQRRKEILDGIFAASETWGFFQVVNHGVPVGIMDNMVEAVRRFHEQPKDVKMKWYSRDCKQQPVRYFCNGDLLVNQGAANWRDSIAFDFHDGQLDPQLFPPICREAVSEYIKHVIELRTTLSELLSETLELHSDYLASIGCMETESLVCHYYPACPEPELTLGATKHSDPSFLTILLQDDNRGLQVLHQSYWIDVPPLPGAFVINIGDFIQLITNDKFKSVEHRVLAGQAPRVSVACFFYPSMANKHKPYGPIRELLTESNPPIYREIHVTEYMAYFRAKGLDGNSSLPHFNLQCNYTT encoded by the exons ATGGAGCTGAAGGTGATTTCTGAAGAAGATTCAAGTTATGACAGAGCAAAGGAAGTCAAGGACTTTGATGAAACTAAAGCTGGGGTTAAAGGACTTGTTGACTCTGGTGCTGTCAAGATTCCCAAGTTCTTCATCCATCCCCCTGAAAGCCTCCTAAACTCTACTACCAGTAGTAGTGAAGTTTGTTTCCAAGTTCCGGTGATAGATCTGGAAGGCTACGAAGGTGGCCAACGACGGAAGGAGATATTGGATGGAATCTTTGCAGCATCAGAAACATGGGGTTTCTTTCAAGTGGTTAACCATGGAGTTCCTGTTGGCATTATGGACAACATGGTTGAAGCCGTACGCCGATTTCATGAGCAACCAAAGGATGTGAAGATGAAATGGTACTCCAGGGATTGTAAGCAGCAACCTGTTAGGTATTTCTGCAATGGAGATCTCCTTGTAAACCAAGGAGCTGCAAATTGGAGGGATTCAATAgcatttgattttcatgatgGCCAACTTGACCCCCAACTTTTTCCTCCAATATGCAG GGAAGCTGTAAGTGAATACATAAAACACGTGATTGAGCTAAGAACGACATTGTCTGAACTTCTGTCGGAGACTTTGGAGCTTCACAGTGACTACCTCGCCAGCATAGGATGCATGGAAACCGAATCGCTTGTGTGCCACTACTATCCTGCTTGCCCTGAGCCAGAATTAACGCTGGGTGCAACCAAGCATTCGGACCCATCTTTCCTGACCATTCTCCTTCAAGACGATAACAGAGGCCTCCAAGTTCTTCATCAGAGTTACTGGATTGATGTTCCTCCTCTTCCAGGCGCTTTTGTGATTAACATTGGCGACTTCATTCAG CTCATCACAAATGACAAATTCAAAAGTGTGGAGCATAGGGTGCTAGCAGGACAAGCACCAAGGGTATCAGTGGCCTGTTTTTTCTATCCAAGCATGGCAAATAAACATAAACCATATGGACCAATAAGAGAGCTTCTGACAGAAAGTAATCCACCTATATATCGGGAAATTCATGTTACTGAATACATGGCCTATTTCAGAGCTAAAGGTCTGGATGGAAACTCAAGTCTTCCTCACTTCAACTTACAATGCAATTATACTACTTAA